TAATGTCTGAAGATGTTATGACAATAGATGCAGATAATGGAATTGAGGATGCTGCAAATTTAATGGTGAGAGCAGATGTTTCGGGCCTGCTAGTTCTGGAAAATGACAAACCCGTGGGAGTTATAACAAAAACAGACATTTGCAGGATGGTAGCTGCAGAGCTTTTGGTTCCTATTTAATTAAAAAAAATGATAATTGTTGTTTATATGGTGTTAAAAGTCTGAATATTAACTCAAAAATTTGTTAATTTGAATATAGGCATTCTTTTTTATTATGAATTAGTATTTTAGTACTATTTTTTTTATCTTTTTTTATCTTTTTTTAGTTTGATCTAAAATATGGTATGAGATTAGATTTTTTTTATAAATATTCAAAATAATCCTATTAAACAAGTAAAATGAATAAATATTTGATAATAAATTAAAAAAGGATGCGGCTGCCGGGATTTGAACCCGGGTCGTAGGCTTGGAAGGCCCAAGTCCTAACCAGACTAGACTACAACCGCAATGCGGCGTCCGGGATTTGAACCCGGGTCACTGACGTGGCAGGCCAGAGTCTTAACCAGGCTGGACTAACACCGCATAGAATGTTCTTGACAACATACCATGGTTTTGGGTTTATGTTATATAAGTTTTTAGGTTACTAATCATTTTATTATAAAGAGAATTTCCGATGCTGCTTTGCAAATAGTAATAAATTTAAATTATATTTAACATAATTTTTATTAATCTGGATTAAATTATGTTATTTATGTAATAATATATCAGAAAACATTATATAGGAGGTAAAAGGAAACTTATTTCCGATGAGATCATTGTGATATTATAAAAGCATATAATTGAATTAGCTATAATTAGAAGTGATTTTTTGGAAAGGTAAGGAAGTTCATCTTTAGATAATAATTCAAATTTAAATTAATACGATCCGGAACTTTCTGAATAAAAATAATAATTTTAAAATGATTAAATTATGGGAGGGATAAAAAACGAATGTCAATCTTAAACAAATTGGTCTGCCTCTGGCCATAATTATATTTGTATTTGTTATGCTGATACCTCTGCCGGGTTTGAGTTATTCTGGACATGCTGCAATAGCTCTTTTGATTTTTGCAATAATAATGTGGGCCACAGAAGCACTCCATCTGGCTGTAACTTCTTTAATACTGCTATTTTTACAACCATTATTAGGTATAGAGAGTTTTAACAATGCAGTCATTGGTTTTGCTAATCCAATCATATTCTTGATGATTGGGGGTTTTATATTAGCTGAGGCCATACGAAAAAGTGGTCTTGCTGAACGTTTAACTTATTTCTTACTTTCTAAACTTGGTACCAGTCCGAGTATGAGTCTTTTTGCAGCTGTTTTTTCTACGGGTATTCTTTCTGCATGGATTGAGAATGTTGTTGCATTTGCAATGCTACTCCCAATTATTAAACAGATTGTGCCTTTAATGGGTGTAAATGAACCCGAAAAGGGTAACAGCAACTTTGCAAAGGCAATGGTACTGGGTGCTTCTTATGGTTCACTTGCCGGTGGTTTTGGTACCGAAATTGGAACAGCCCCCAACCTGATGGCGGCAGCATATACACATTTACCATTTGCAAACTGGATGATATTTGGATTTCCACTTGCAATAATAATGTTGTTTGTTACTTGGAAGCTTTTAGGCTGGATATTTCCACCGGAGGTTAAAGGAATTGTTGGTGGAATGGATACAATTACCGATACCCTAAGTAAAATGGGTGCAATGACAAAAACAGAAAAGATAACCCTTGCAATATTGTTGTTTACAATTGGATTATGGGTTACAACAGGTATAACTGGAATTGACAGTTATTCTGTTGCATTAATAGGTGCTGCATTGTACTTCATAAGCGGGGTAATAGACTGGAAAGATGCTCAGAAAAATATTGACTGGGGACTTATAGTATTCTTTGGAGGAGCTCTTTCTCTTGGAGCAGCACTACTGAATACTGGCGCTGCCACTTGGTTGATACAAGATTTAATTGGAATGCTTGGAACTAATGTTTCCACTGTTTCCATAATGCTCTTATTAATGATAATTGGTGTGTTAATAACGCAAGTAATGTCCAACATAGCATTATCTGCTATTTTGATACCACTTTCAGTTACACTTGCTGCTGCTCAGGGTCAACCTGTGGGAATTTATGCAGTGCCTGTAGCTATTGCATGCTCTCTATCATTCATGTTCCCAATGGCAGATCCAACAGTTGCAATGGCATATGGAACGGGTTATGTGAAGATCAAGGAAATACTCAAAGCAGGAATCCCATTGGTTGTGATAGGGATTATCCTGACAGTAATCATAATGTTGACCATAGCAAAACCATTCCTTGGATAAATAAAAAGAGCAGGAGTTTCAAGTTTTTAATCAATTAAACTCCTTTATTTTCCTATTTTTTTAAATAAAAATATCTAATTAGTTAAGAATGTGAATATCTATTTTAATAATTTTCAGAATTAGTATGGGTTTATATGTAACTTTGTTCAAAGAATGAAAAGATTTCTTAAGGAATTAATTAAATCTTAATAAACATTTATCAAATTAATATTAATCAGCTAAATTTGTAAATAACGGTGAAACCATGTATATAGTTATAATGGGTGCGGGAAGGGTGGGTCTGACTCTGGCAACTTCATTAGTTGCAGTGGGTCATGATGTAACCCTTATTGAAAATGATTCAGATTTATGCGGTAACGCTGCAAGAGAGCTTGACGCATTGGTGATATGTGGAAATGGCACTGATATAAAAACTCTTTTAGAGGCTAACATTGCTGATGCCAATGTTTTTGTTGCAGCAACTGGAAATGATGAGGCAAATCTACTTTCTTGTATTCTTGTTAAGGATTACAATATTTCAAAAGTTATTGCAAGGGTTAGTAACCCTGATCATGATGATGCCTTCCGTAAGGTGGGAATAGATGTGGTTGTAAGTCCAGAGCTTACTGCAGCAGGCTATCTAGAAAAGCTAATCACACGGCCCAAGATAGCAGACTTGATAGTAATTGGAAAGGGAAATGCTGAACTACTTGAACTCAGTGTGGATAATGCTAAGATGGTTGGAAAAAAAATTGGGGATATCAGTCCTACAGATGATTATATTATTGCAGCAATCCATAAGAATGGGGAAATAAAAATTCCAAAAGATGGTATGATGCTAAAAAAAGGAGATAGAATATCTATTTTAGCAAAAACAAAAGCAATTAAGGCAGTTACCAAAAAGTTTACAAAATAGGATAATTAATAACAACATATATCTATAAAATCTAATTTTTAAATATTTTTTATCTAATTTTTTTATCAAAAATTTCCATATCAATATTCTCTCCAAATATTTCTGCCAACCTTTCGATTGAGAAATTTTTCATTTCAACGAAATCATCCCGATCAAACCCTAGTTTTTCATAACCCTTAGAAATTCTTAAATAATCTGTGAAAAACCTTCTAAAATGAAAATTATGAAATATTCCATGAAAGTAGGTTCCTGCAGTCAATCCATTTACAGCACCATCAAAACCTGATTCATAATTGTTACCACATCCCTCAGTAACCTCCAAAAGGGGTTTTGAATTTCTAAGATAAGAAAGTCCTTCATGAAGTTCATAACCCTCTATAATGTTCCCATTCATGCATTCAAACATCCCTTCATCAAGTACTTTACCTTGGCTCTGGGTAACTATTTTTTCTACTTCTCCAAACCTTGTTTGAACATCGAGAAGTGCTAAACCTTTCACACTCCCATATTTGGATTCCTTAAAATTATCATCTATGATATCGTTGCCCAATATTTGATAGCCTCCACATATTCCAAAAATTGGAATTTTGGAGGACAGACTTTTAATTTCATCTGCTAGACCAGATTCTTTTAATGCAACTAGGTCGCTAACACTGTTTCTTGTGCCGGGAATAATCAATGCATCAACAGTACCGATTTCATCACACATTTCAATTAACTTTATTGAAACATCAGGTTCATATTCCAAAGGATCTATGTCCGTGAAGTTGGATATCCTCGGCAGTCGCATAACCCCAATTTTTATCCTACCATTAGATGAGTATTTGTGTTCAGATAATGAAGCTGAATCTTCTTCAGGGAGTTTAAGGCTGTCATCGTACGGCAAAACACCTAGTACTGGAACTCCCACAATGTCTTCTATCTGGCGTATTCCCGGCATTAGTATGTCAAGATTTCCCCTGAATTTGTTGATAATAATCCCTTTGATCCGTTTTCTATCCTCTTCGGGTAGAAGAGAGAATGTACCTGCAATTGATGCAAAAACTCCGCCACGATCAATATCTGCAACCAGAATAACATCTGCATCTGCCATTCTTGCAATTTGCATATTTGCAAGGTCTTTGTCCAACATGTTTATTTCTGCAGGAGAACCAGCACCTTCAATTACAATAATTTCATAATCTTTCTTTAAAGCTTCAAGGGAGCTTTCAATGGCTTCAAGTGCTTCTTTTCTAAAATTATTCTGATAATGGTAGAAGTTCATGTCTCCGGCGGGTTTTCCATGGACAATTACTTGGGAGACAAAATCTTCTTTAGGTTTAAGAAGTATTGGATTCATATTATATGATGGTTCAACCCCGGCAGCCTCTGCTTGGATAACTTGGGCCATTGCAATCTCTGCATTTTCATTCGTTGTGTAAGAATTAAGCGACATATTCTGAGATTTAAAGGGTGCAACTTTGTAACCTCTTTTTGCATATGTTCTGCACAGTGCAGTGACCACAACACTTTTACCTGCATTAGAAGAGGTTCCCTGTACCATTATACATGTTTTTTTGTTTTTAGGATGCAATTTTGGCCTCCAATAAATTTGAATATTATAAATTTTATTAAATTTTTTTAGTAAACTAATTACAACTTGAGATCATTTATTTTTTTAACGTTTAATACATGATGCATAAATCTAAATTGTTAGTTAAATTCAGTTAATTTTTATGATATATAATATATTAAATTCAGAGATTAACATTAAAAATAGATATTATGGGTTTATTCTCTTGAATTAAACTTTGTAAATTATTATTTTTTTTATTACAACCCGTTTTATACTTAGAAGCGGATAATAATTTATCAATCATATATGATTTTTCCTTAACCCATGCTTTTATATACCTGAAGTTACTAAAAAAAAAAAAAAATTACTGTAGAAAAAAAAACTATAAATGATACAATAAATAAATATTTGAAAATTCAAAAGACAAATCTAATATACAAGATCGTGTAATATATTATCAACAGTATAGCTTAAAAAACACGTTGATTTTTGTATTATGCAAAATTCAGGAGGCTGTCATAGATTATGGCAAGTTCAAATTCACATTCAAACAGTTCATTCAAAGAAAAGCTTGATTTCAGAAGTTATAAATCTTCGGGAGATATAGATGTCCCTGATAGAATAATAGATCAGATTATCGGCCAGGAAGAGGCTGTTGAGACCGTTTTCAAGGCAGCGAAACAAAGAAGAAATGTACTTTTAATTGGGGAGCCTGGAATAGGTAAATCAATGCTTGCAAAGGGAATGGCAGAACTTCTGCCACCTGAAGAACTCCAAGACATCTTAGTATATCCCAATATGGAAGACAATCACAATCCGCTCATTGGTGCAATGCCTGCTGGTGAGGGTAAAAAGGTTGTAATGAACTACAAAATTAAGGCCAAGGGTCAAGAAGAAAAGAAAAACATGTTCATGATGGTTATAATAGGGTTTATTATCGTCGTGGGGTTCATATTACAGAAATATCTAGAAGCCATCATAGCTGCAGGAATTGTTCTACTTGTTATGATGCAAATGAAACCTCGTAGTACTGTTATGGTCCCAAAACTTCTTGTAAATAATGAAAGCAAGAATACTGCACCATTTATTGACGCAACAGGTTCACATGCAGGAGCATTATTAGGTGATGTGAGGCATGACCCTTATCAGTCAGGAGGACTTGGAACACCCGCACACGAACGTGTTGAGGCAGGAATGATACACCGTTCCAACAAGGGAGTATTATATGTTGATGAGATTGGAACCATGAAAATGAAAACGCAGCAGGAACTCTTAACAGCCATGCAGGAGAAAAAATACTCCATAACTGGACAGAGTGAAACCAGCAGCGGTGCAATGGTACGTTCACAGGAAGTACCTTGTGATTTTGTTTTGGTTGCATCTGGAAATCTTCAAGTTCTGGAAGGAATGCATATTGCATTGCGTTCAAGAATAAGGGGTTATGGTTACGAAGTATTCATGAAGGATTCCATGCAGGACACACCAGAAAATCGTGATAAATTGGTTCAGTTCATTGCTCAAGAAGTTAAAAAGGATGGTAGAATACCTCACTTTAGCAGAGAA
This Methanobacterium spitsbergense DNA region includes the following protein-coding sequences:
- a CDS encoding potassium channel family protein, which codes for MYIVIMGAGRVGLTLATSLVAVGHDVTLIENDSDLCGNAARELDALVICGNGTDIKTLLEANIADANVFVAATGNDEANLLSCILVKDYNISKVIARVSNPDHDDAFRKVGIDVVVSPELTAAGYLEKLITRPKIADLIVIGKGNAELLELSVDNAKMVGKKIGDISPTDDYIIAAIHKNGEIKIPKDGMMLKKGDRISILAKTKAIKAVTKKFTK
- the lonB gene encoding ATP-dependent protease LonB encodes the protein MASSNSHSNSSFKEKLDFRSYKSSGDIDVPDRIIDQIIGQEEAVETVFKAAKQRRNVLLIGEPGIGKSMLAKGMAELLPPEELQDILVYPNMEDNHNPLIGAMPAGEGKKVVMNYKIKAKGQEEKKNMFMMVIIGFIIVVGFILQKYLEAIIAAGIVLLVMMQMKPRSTVMVPKLLVNNESKNTAPFIDATGSHAGALLGDVRHDPYQSGGLGTPAHERVEAGMIHRSNKGVLYVDEIGTMKMKTQQELLTAMQEKKYSITGQSETSSGAMVRSQEVPCDFVLVASGNLQVLEGMHIALRSRIRGYGYEVFMKDSMQDTPENRDKLVQFIAQEVKKDGRIPHFSREAVAEIIREAQRRAGKKDSLTLKLRDLGGLVRAAGDIAKGEGADSVTIAHVISAKKLARTLEQQIADRYIVQRKKYSVFKSEGSEVGRVNGLAIIGDRSGILLPIAAESAPAQSKDEGKIIATGKLGEIAKEAVQNVSALIKKNTGTDISNHDIHIQFLQAYDGVEGDSASVSIATAVVSALENVPVDQSVALTGSLSVRGDVMPVGGVTGKIEAAAEAGMKKVLIPAANMDDVMIEERYKNKIEVIPVENMSDVLEHALIGNGKEGLIEKMKKITDIVPKGILQKPHKPVTH
- the cobQ gene encoding cobyric acid synthase CobQ; its protein translation is MVQGTSSNAGKSVVVTALCRTYAKRGYKVAPFKSQNMSLNSYTTNENAEIAMAQVIQAEAAGVEPSYNMNPILLKPKEDFVSQVIVHGKPAGDMNFYHYQNNFRKEALEAIESSLEALKKDYEIIVIEGAGSPAEINMLDKDLANMQIARMADADVILVADIDRGGVFASIAGTFSLLPEEDRKRIKGIIINKFRGNLDILMPGIRQIEDIVGVPVLGVLPYDDSLKLPEEDSASLSEHKYSSNGRIKIGVMRLPRISNFTDIDPLEYEPDVSIKLIEMCDEIGTVDALIIPGTRNSVSDLVALKESGLADEIKSLSSKIPIFGICGGYQILGNDIIDDNFKESKYGSVKGLALLDVQTRFGEVEKIVTQSQGKVLDEGMFECMNGNIIEGYELHEGLSYLRNSKPLLEVTEGCGNNYESGFDGAVNGLTAGTYFHGIFHNFHFRRFFTDYLRISKGYEKLGFDRDDFVEMKNFSIERLAEIFGENIDMEIFDKKIR
- a CDS encoding DASS family sodium-coupled anion symporter, with amino-acid sequence MAIIIFVFVMLIPLPGLSYSGHAAIALLIFAIIMWATEALHLAVTSLILLFLQPLLGIESFNNAVIGFANPIIFLMIGGFILAEAIRKSGLAERLTYFLLSKLGTSPSMSLFAAVFSTGILSAWIENVVAFAMLLPIIKQIVPLMGVNEPEKGNSNFAKAMVLGASYGSLAGGFGTEIGTAPNLMAAAYTHLPFANWMIFGFPLAIIMLFVTWKLLGWIFPPEVKGIVGGMDTITDTLSKMGAMTKTEKITLAILLFTIGLWVTTGITGIDSYSVALIGAALYFISGVIDWKDAQKNIDWGLIVFFGGALSLGAALLNTGAATWLIQDLIGMLGTNVSTVSIMLLLMIIGVLITQVMSNIALSAILIPLSVTLAAAQGQPVGIYAVPVAIACSLSFMFPMADPTVAMAYGTGYVKIKEILKAGIPLVVIGIILTVIIMLTIAKPFLG